DNA from Coriobacteriia bacterium:
ATTGAAGAATACTATTCTTCAATACGAAATTGGTCAACCAAGGCCAGCTGTCCGGGCGGTTACGGGGCACGCCCCAGTCCGACGGTATCGGAGTCACTGGACTGGAGGGTCAGTAATCGCTTGATTGGGCTTGAGCAGTCCTAGTCCGTCGGGGTGTTGACCCGACGAGTGGGATGCGGTGAAGTCCTGCCTCTTCCCGACGGGTGCAGGGCCCAGTTATGAGTCAGGCACTCTGGCGCCAAGCAGTTCTTTCGCTTCGCCGATTGTCAGCGGCGGCCGTCGAAGATGAACGACCGCGTGACAGTTCGGGCAGATCGGTCGGAGGTCCTCCACCGGATCAACCGAGTAATTCGTCCGGATCTCCGACAGGGGCTTCAGATGGTGAACCTGAATGAATGCGGAGGCGATTGCGCCGTAGCGTTCATCGAAGGTCATCCCGCAAACGCTGCAGCTCCGGCCGAAGTGTCGCAAGCATGTCTCGCGTGCCGCCGAATTGCGCTCGTACTTGTTCACGTAGACCTGGCGCGAGCCGCCTTCAGGGAACTCGTCCGCGGAGCCCATCTCATCAGGGAAGCCGATGCCGCGCGCGCCTACAGCGGCGGACCACACCTCCTCCAGTTCAACGGCAAGGTTCGCGGGTATGCGCACTCCCGAAACCTGAGTGCTCCAGTGATAGCCGTCAAACGGTGGCATGTGCAGAACCTGCAGCGGCAACGTGGGTTGCTCGGAGAGCGCATCGAACGCGATATCAACGTAGTTGGCGACCATACCAGTGGCGGCCTTTTGCGGATTCCAGTGCGGCTCAGTGAATGGTTCTGACTTTGCCCAGCCCGATCCAACGATCCCCCTCGGCTCTTGGCCTAGTCGAATCAGGAAGAGCCGGTCGCCCGGTCGGATGCTTCGGCTGTGTCCGACACTCCACCGGACCCAAGACGATGCGGGTCGCTTCGCTCCCCGCAGTTCATCCTCGAGAGAACCCCACGGGTAGTTCTTGGGGTTCCAAGCCAAGAGGTACGTATTCAATCTCGCCCCCTACGTTGTGCACTTGGGGATAGGCATCGAGGCTTAGAGCTCCGTGTACTTGGTCGATACGCCACGCGCCTTGTCGACCGGATACTTCTCGCGGTTGCGGCCCAACTTCGCGGTTACGGCCGTTTCAACATCAACGCCAGTGTCAGCCGCCAGAAGCAAGGCGTAGATGAGTACATCAGCAAGCTCCTCCGCCAGTTCCTGTTGCTTGCTCTCGATTACCGCCGGCACGGCATCATCCGAGGCCCACTGGAACAGTTCAAGCAGTTCAGCTGCCTCGATGCTGATCGACGCCGCGAGGTTTCGCGGCGAATGAAACTGCTTCCAGTCGCGCTCATCCCGAAACTCCAGAATCTGCTGCGTGATTGCCTCGAGACTCATCTGCTCGCTCCCCCATCTTCTGCCGCCATCAACCCATCGTTGAAACCGGCACGATACTCAGCTCGCCCGACCGGCAGCTTCGACTTAAGGTACTCCGCCAAGTGCGGATCAGTGCAGAACACGTAGCAGCCCTTCATGCCGCGCGTCATCAACACTCGGTACGTGTTGCGGATAACCTCGTCGGCGATTCGCTGGGCACGCGCAGGGTCCGACGCGGCTATCGACTTAATCCCCTTGAGCGAGGCATCGGTCCTAGCTCTTGCGGTGAAGTCGGTGGTTACCGCCCCGTCCGCCACGCGCATGTCATCGCCGATGATCACTCCTACGTAATCAAACTCGAGCCCTTGCGACGTATGCACGCATCCAACCTGGTCCACGGACCCTGGATCGATGGCCCATGTGCCGCTGTCGTTGACGTTCCAGCTGCGCGCAAAGTCGTGCTCGGCGATGACGACATCAGCATGATTGGGGTTGCCCTGCGTGGCCTTCGGCCACTCCCAGCAGTAGCCCGCGATTACGCGCGCTGGTGTACCGGCCTCGTCGCGCTCCTCGATAAGCCGGAACAACTCATGCGGGTCGTCGATGACTCGGAAGTCGTAGTCGAGATCATGAATCGCCTGCTCGGCCGCAAGAATCCCCAAAGTGTCATCCAGCCAGTCCAAGTACCCGTCAGACCCATTGCAGCGGAACTGCGAGCGTAGCTCGGTATGGTGAACTTCAGCGCCGAGGGCCGTAGCATGCTCGACGATGTCGCCGACGGAGCCAATGTCCTTGATGGTCACGCGCTGGCTCTCATCGATGAAGAACACGCTAAACCGTGACGCCGAGATGATCTCCTTGATCTGGTTCTCTCCGAGATTGCCGTACAGGCCTGACTTCTCGTTGAGCCGGTGCGCCTCGTCAACAATCAGCGCGTCCAGCGGCGCGCCCCTATGTTCGTAGTAGATGCCCGGCCCCTTG
Protein-coding regions in this window:
- a CDS encoding nucleotide pyrophosphohydrolase, which encodes MSLEAITQQILEFRDERDWKQFHSPRNLAASISIEAAELLELFQWASDDAVPAVIESKQQELAEELADVLIYALLLAADTGVDVETAVTAKLGRNREKYPVDKARGVSTKYTEL